In one window of Cryptococcus neoformans var. neoformans B-3501A chromosome 11, whole genome shotgun sequence DNA:
- a CDS encoding hypothetical protein (HMMPfam hit to Sugar_tr, Sugar (and other) transporter, score: 269.2, E(): 6.7e-78) produces the protein MAGGNFAFNAVPNNTAASWWNDPGLRKLVFFMAICTISAVSPFDRLRTSTLTFCQVGSGVDGSLINGLQIIDSFMDNLGDISDNYLGLVIASFSLGALPALPISAYCMDRFGRRSSLLLGCISVIVGGIAQSFTHGANAFLGTRFVIGFGIALTGTSAPTLLMELAHPRMRGQASLLYNCSWYIGAVIIGWITYGTLVGMTGNWSWRLPCLLQITPEILLAVITVTLMPESPRWLISKGRNEEALNTLAKYHANGDKEDALVKLEYDEIVEALELEKTSQHGTSYLTLLKTPGNRHRLIICILVGFMCQWSGNGIVTYYLSPILTTAGVTSSATQALINVCMNIWNYPWAIAGALSANKLGRRPLFFISTGGMLICYIIITALAAEFTKTGKPAVGYAQVAFLFFFFASYDFGFTGLQSAYPIEVLPYSLRAKGYSITQFCIYLAMFFNQFVNPIGLSNISWKYYIVYDCILVLFLFLQWLLFPETKGRTLEEIREIFDKEPLSSTEGMGANGSEALDDGGKAEEAYVENVGSRV, from the exons ATGGCAGGAGGAAATTTTGCTTTCAACGCTGTACCAAACAACACAGCGGCTTCATGGTGGAATGACCCGGGATTGCGGAAacttgtcttcttcatggcCATATGCACTATCTCTGCCGTGAGTCCATTCGATCGGCTCAGGACGTCAACATTGACATTTTGTCAGGTAGGCAGTGGTGTCGATGGTTCTTTAATCAATGGCCTTCAAATCATTGATTCCT TCATGGACAACCTGGGAGATATATCTGACAACTACCTCGGCCTTGTTATCGCGTCTTTCTCTCTTGGTGCCCTCCCAGCCTTACCCATCTCTGCCTATTGTATGGACCGCTTCGGTCGTCGTTCGTCTCTCCTATTAGGTTGTATCTCTGTCATCGTGGGAGGCATTGCCCAGTCTTTTACCCATGGTGCCAATGCGTTCTTGGGCACAAGATTCGTCATTGGCTTTGGTATTGCCCTTACAGGTACATCAGCACCAACACTTTTGATGGAGCTTGCACACCCTAGGATGAGAGGTCAAGCAAGTCTGTTGTACAATTGTAGCTGGTATATCGGTGCTGTCATCATTGGATGGATCACGTATGGAACCTTGGTAGGGATGACTGGTAACTGGAGCTGGAGGTTGCCGTGTCTCCTTCAGATCACCCCAGAGATCTTGCTAGCTGTTAT CACTGTTACACTGATGCCCGAATCCCCTCGATGGCTGATTTCCAAGGGTCGCAACGAGGAGGCTCTCAACACTCTTGCCAAGTACCAT GCCAATGGAGATAAGGAAGATGCTTTAGTCAAGCTGGAGTATGACGAGATCGTAGAGGCCTTGGAGCTCGAGAAGACAAGTCAACATGGCACATCCTACCTGACTCTTCTCAAAACCCCAGGTAATCGTCACCGTCTTATCATTTGTATCCTTGTCGGTTTCATGTGTCAATGGTCTGGA AACGGTATTGTGACATACTATCTTTCCCCCATCCTGACCACTGCCGGTGTCACATCTTCCGCCACTCAAGCGCTCATCAATGTTTGCATGAACATTTGGAACTATCCGTGGGCCATTGCTGGGGCTCTTTCAGCCAACAAGCTCGGTCGTCGACCCCTGTTCTTCATTTCTACAGGGGGCATGTTGATTTGCTACATTATCATCACCGCTTTGGCCGCCGAGTTCACCAAGACCGGTAAACCAGCGGTTGGGTATGCTCAGGTAGCattcttgtttttcttcttcg CATCATACGACTTTGGTTTCACAGGTCTTCAGTCGGCTTATCCGATTGAAGTACTTCCGTATTCACTACGCGCCAAGGGTTACTCTATTACCCAATTCTGTATCTATCTTGCAATGTTCTTCAACCAGTTCGTCAACCCCATTGGATTATCAAACATCTCTTGGAAATACTACATCGTGTATGATTGCATTCTGGTGCTTTTCCTGTTTCTTCAATGGCTGCTCTT CCCAGAGACGAAAGGCCGTACCCTGGAAGAGATTCGAGAAATCTTTGACAAAGAACCACTAAGCTCCACGGAAGGTATGGGCGCCAATGGGTCAGAAgctttggatgatggtgggaaggcagaagaagcatATGTCGAGAACGTCGGCTCGCGCGTGTAA
- a CDS encoding hypothetical protein (HMMPfam hit to Ank, Ankyrin repeat, score: 163.6, E(): 4e-46), whose amino-acid sequence MSSFSVHKAALEGQIGLARSLLNDDPKLINSKDEDGRTPLHWAASTSNLSVLQLLLNYHPDLEARDTMGWTALMIASAAGHPEIVRELIGAGAKVDAVNEKGQTALHYAASKGNVSIGRLLINHGADINAKDRASQHPLHRAATTGNNAFLQLLLNPPEGRPKTRLNTADRAGNTPLHLAMESGHGDAAVVLIEAGADRERSNSEGQMAEEIEGVGGQEQNKVREYVASKVGRRSE is encoded by the exons ATGTCAAGTTTCAGCGTTCACAAAGCGGCTTTGGAAG GTCAGATAGGTCTTGCGAGATCATTATTGAATGACGATCCTAAACTTATTAACTCGAAGGACGAA GATGGCCGTACTCCGCTCCACTGGGCAGCGTCAACTTCAAACCTTTCTGTCCTCCAACTGTTGCTCAATTACCATCCTGACTTGGAAGCGAGAGATACTATGGGATGGACGGCGTTGATGATTGCCT CTGCGGCGGGGCATCCTGAAATAGTCAGAGAGCTGATAGGTGCGGGTGCCAAAGTCGATGCAGTGAATGAGAAGGGTCAAACGGCCCT ACATTATGCGGCTTCCAAGGGAAACGTATCT ATTGGCCGTTTGCTCATCAACCACGGGGCGGAT ATTAATGCCAAAGACCGAGCGTCACAGCATCCCCTTCACCGAGCGGCAACCACAGGTAACAATGCTTTTTTGCAATTACTCTTGAACCCCCCAGAGGGACGACCAAAGACGAGGTTGAATACCGCTGACCGTGCTG GTAACACACCTCTGCACCTAGCGATGGAAAGTGGACATGGAGACGCTGCTGTCGTGCTCATTGAGGCTGGAGCGGACCGTGAACGGTCAAACTCCGAGGGGCAAATGGCCGAAGAGATTGAGGGTGTCGGCGGACAAGAACAAAACAAGGTTAGAGAATACGTAGCGTCCAAGGTAGGACGAAGGTCTGAGTGA
- a CDS encoding hypothetical protein (HMMPfam hit to OCD_Mu_crystall, Ornithine cyclodeaminase/mu-crystallin family, score: 31.7, E(): 8.5e-12), protein MSLRILTGSQVDSILATLPLDPALESQANVFRALTRQAKGVTNIQQGAASIQTPHRLTVNSDKFSMLFMPSRAPTGASGQTGGGGKEQTTTACKIVSVPSGSSAEGLPASTIIMDEVSGKAKALINARKLTALRNACGSAVFLSLFPAVTTKHLLLFGSGAQCVSHALLFLRLHPFSQVTFVVRSINQRSQSSASAIQSQFPAARVSLSVHSSPSDELSQLVATADVIVTATSSLTPLFDSSPTCPKPGARVIMIGSYKPEMHEVDQALMKRAAKVVVDSRKACEREAGEIIDDGIKVAGGAGLVELGELLEEAGLPGAVKDSGDIFEKEVIIFKSVGLGIQDVAISKVVLEQAEINNIGTVIEDYD, encoded by the exons atgTCTCTTCGCATCCTCACCGGCTCGCAAGTTGACAGCATATTAGCTACACTCCCACTCGACCCAGCATTAGAGTCCCAAGCCAATGTCTTCCGAGCTCTCACCCGTCAAGCGAAAGGCGTGACCAACATTCAACAAGGTGCAGCCTCAATTCAAACGCCTCACAGGCTGACGGTTAACTCGGACAAGTTTTCCATGCTTTTCATGCCTTCTCGAGCGCCTACTGGGGCCTCTGGACAGACTGGAGGGGGTGGGAAGGAGCAAACCACAACAGCATGTAAAATCGTCTCTGTGCCATCCGGTAGCTCTGCCGAAGGTCTCCCAGCAAGtaccatcatcatggaCGAGGTATCCGGAAAAGCCAAAGCCCTCATCAATGCTCGAAAGCTAACTGCCTTGCGCAATGCATGTG GCTCAGCTGTATTCTTGTCCCTCTTTCCAGCCGTAACGACaaaacatcttcttctttttggcTCCGGAGCTCAATGTGTATCCCACGcacttctttttcttcgtcttcatcccttTTCTCAAGTGACATTTGTCGTCCGCTCAATAAATCAAAGATCCCAATCCTCAGCCTCTGCGATCCAATCGCAATTCCCAGCAGCCAGAGTCTCTCTCTCAGTGcattcctctccttccgaTGAGCTGTCTCAGCTGGTGGCGACGGCCGATGTCATAGTCACCGCGACTTCCTCCCTTACACCGCTCTTCGACTCCTCACCTACTTGTCCCAAGCCTGGTGCTAGGGTGATTATGATCGGGTCGTACAAGCCGGAGATGCACGAGGTAGATCAGGCTTTGATGAAGCGGGCAGCCAAAGTCGTCGTTGATTCCAGAAAAGCTTGCGAGAGAGAAGCTGGTGAGATTATCGATGATGGAATTAAGGTAGCTGGAGGAGCTGGATTAGTCGAATTGGGCGAATTATTAGAAGAGGCCGGCTTGCCAGGTGCTGTCAAAGACAGCGGAGATATTTTTGAAAAAGAggtcatcatcttcaaatca GTTGGTCTTGGTATTCAAGATGTCGCCATCTCAAAAGTTGTATTGGAGCAAGCCGAAATCAACAACATCGGGACAGTCATCGAGGATTATGATTAG
- a CDS encoding hypothetical protein (Match to ESTs gb|CF187970.1|CF187970, gb|CF192553.1|CF192553, gb|CF187969.1|CF187969; HMMPfam hit to Cpn60_TCP1, TCP-1/cpn60 chaperonin family, score: 564.0, E(): 1.2e-166), protein MAMPGGMPMVVMNTGPERQSGRKAQTANIVAAKTVADVIRTCLGPKAMLKMILDPMGGILLTNDGHAILREIDVAHPAAKSMIELSRTQDEEVGDGTTSVIILAGEILAYSLPLLERHIHPVVIIRAFKAALNDALETIQRVSIPVDITSETEMLALIKTSIGTKFSSRWSDLMCKLALEAVRTVAVTAEAENGLVGSGEGGDKVNIKTVDLKRYARVEKVPGGEIEDSRVLSGVMINKDVTHPKMRRRIDNPRVILLDCPLEYKKGESQTNIEISKEEDWNRVLQIEEEQIKAMCGKIIEFKPDLVFTEKGVSDLAQHYLLKANITALRRVRKSDNNRIARAVGATIVNRVEDLRESDVGTQCGLFHIEKMGDEYFTFLDQCQNPKACTILLRGPSKDILNEIDRNLADAMSVARNVVFNPTLTPGGGAIEMAISVSLGEKAKLLPGVAGAPYKAIADALEVIPRTLVQNCGGNAIRTLTELRAKHAEGQHLYGVDGETGKVTNMKEYGLLESASVKIQTLKTAIESATLLLRVDDIVSARRPGEEGGAGAGVQTMGEAGPEGMEM, encoded by the exons ATGGCTATGCCAGGAGGAATGCCCATGGTTGTAATGA ACACCGGCCCAGAGCGCCAGTCGGGGAGAAAAGCTCAAACCGCCAACATTGTCGCTGCCAAG ACCGTTGCAGATGTTATCAGAACATGTCTGGGTCCTAAAGCGATGCTCAAGATGATTCTCGACCCTATGGGTGGTATCCT TTTGACAAATGACGGTCATGCAATCTTGAGGGAGATCGATGTTGCTCATCCAGCTGCAAAGTCCATGATCGAACTGTCAAGAAcacaagatgaagaagttggtGATGGAACCACCAGTGTTATTATTCTTG CTGGTGAGATCCTTGCCTATTCTTTACCCCTTCTTGAGCGCCATATCCACCCTGTTGTCATCATTCGAGCTTTCAAAGCCGCCCTCAATGATGCTCTCGAAACTATTCAGCGTGTTTCTATCCCTGTCGATATCACCTCTGAGACCGAGATGCTCGCTTTGATCAAGACGTCTATCGGTACAAAATTCTCTTCCCGATGGTCTGATTTGATGTGCAAGCTTGCTCTGGAGGCTGTTAGGACCGTTGCTGTTACCGCCGAGGCTGAGAATGGTTTGGTGGGTAGCGGCGAAGGTGGGGATAAGGTGAACATCAAGACCGTCGACCTGAAGCGTTATGCCCGAGTTGAGAAGGTCCCCGGTGGTGAAATCGAGGACTCCAGAGTACTTTCTGGTGTAATGATCAACAAGGATGTCACTCACCCCAAGATGCGACGACGAATCGATAACCCCCGTGTGATTTTGCTCGACTGCCCTCTGGAGTACAAGAAGGGCGAAAGTCAAACCAACATTGAGATCtccaaggaagaggactgGAACAGAGTCTTGCAAatcgaggaagagcagatCAAGGCTATGTGTGGCAAGATTATAGAGTTCAAACCTGATCTCGTGTTCACAGAAAAGGGTGTTTCAG ATCTCGCCCAACATTATCTTCTCAAAGCCAACATCACTGCCCTTCGACGGGTTCGCAAATCGGACAACAACCGTATCGCTCGAGCAGTGGGAGCTACCATTGTCAACCGTGTGGAAGACCTGCGCGAGTCTGACGTCGGTACGCAATGTGGTTTGTTCCACatcgagaagatgggagacGA GTACTTTACCTTCCTCGATCAATGCCAAAATCCTAAAGCTTGTACTATTCTCCTCCGTGGTCCTTCCAAGGATATCCTCAACGAAATCGACCGTAACCTTGCAGACGCGATGTCCGTTGCCCGCAATGTCGTCTTCAACCCTACCCTCACCCCTGGAGGTGGTGCCATTGAAATGGCCATCTCAGTGTCTCTGGgagaaaaggcaaagcttTTGCCTGGAGTTGCTGGCGCCCCTTACAAGGCCATCGCTGACGCGTTGGAGGTCATTCCTCGGACATTGGTGCAAAACTGTGGTGGTAATGCGATCAGAACGCTGACAGAGCTGCGA GCCAAACATGCAGAGGGACAACACCTGTATGGTGTCGATGGCGAGACTGGAAAGGTGACGAACATGAAGGAGTACGGGCTTCTTGAATCTGCGAGCGTGAAGATCCAAACATTGAAGACGGCAATTGAG TCTGCCACGCTCCTTCTGCGAgtcgatgatatcgtcaGCGCGAGGAGACctggagaggaaggtggtgccGGTGCAGGAGTGCAGACAATGGGTGAAGCTGGGCCCGAGGGTATGGAAATGTGA
- a CDS encoding mitochondrial 37S ribosomal protein RSM19 (Match to EST gb|CF185449.1|CF185449; HMMPfam hit to Ribosomal_S19, Ribosomal protein S19, score: 105.7, E(): 1.1e-28) has product MHPTALALRRSTWKGPFFTAFPSLSHHLKNNTPIFTKSRASTILPNFVGIKFMVHNGKDYLPVTVSEEMVGHKLGEFAPTRRPWTYRKTKN; this is encoded by the exons ATGCACCCCACAGCCCTCGCTCTTAGACGCTCCACCTGGAAGG GCCCATTCTTCACCGcattcccttccctctctcacCATCTTAAGAACAACACTCCCATCTTTACAAAATCCCGAGCATCAACCATCCTTCCCAACTTCGTCGGCATCAAGTTCATGGTCCACAACGGCAAAGACTACCTTCCGGTGACTGTCagcgaggagatggtgggaCACAAGTTGGGAGAGTTTGCGCCTACAAGGAGGCCTTGGACTTACAG GAAAACTAAGAATTAG
- a CDS encoding hypothetical protein (Match to ESTs gb|AA051868.1|AA051868, gb|AA051867.1|AA051867), which yields MSGFVLGTGSGVLTAAAVYYTLSAHLTQTTASLRSDLHSSSNLLNASFDPTIPPAQAALIGPSSTSPPPPSFSQVLRQRWNDTLVSFIGNVRQSDWELIGKEVVEVGRSVVDRLGENGSTGQMVQKGEELADALNERASTIIDQFKGVGTFVDNGAESIKKAAEGIDLHKDNVGIVGGPREEMKKRVTEAKGRLV from the exons ATGTCTGGCTTCGTCCTCGGCACGGGTTCCGGCGTCCTTacagctgctgctgtttACTACACCCTTTCTGCGCATTTGACGCAGACTACCGCCTCGTTGCGGTCTGA CCttcactcttcttcgaaTCTCTTGAACGCTTCGTTTGATCCCACTATTCCTCCAGCCCAAGCCGCTCTCATCGGTCCTTCGTCAACTTCACCTCCCccaccttctttttctcagGTACTTCGGCAACGGTGGAACGACACCCTTGTGTCGTTCATTGGGAATGTCCGACAGTCTGATTGGGAGCTTATTGGCAAAGAGGTTGTGGAAGTCGGTCGCAGCGTGGTTGACCGTTTAGGCGAGAACGGTTCGACTGGTCAGATGGTCcagaagggagaagaactCGCAGATGCCTTGAACGAGAGGGCGTCAACAATCATTGATCAATTCAAGGGTGTTGGGACATTTGTGGACAATGGAGCGGAAAGTATTAAGAAAGCAGCTGAGGGGATCGACTTGCACAAGGATAACGTTGGAATTGTCGGCGGTCcgcgagaagagatgaagaaaagggtcACAGAAGCCAAGGGGAGGTTGGTCTGA
- a CDS encoding hypothetical protein (HMMPfam hit to zf-CCCH, Zinc finger C-x8-C-x5-C-x3-H type (and similar), score: 39.7, E(): 7.9e-09), producing MPALPTYIRTAINPKDLGLTIQAMSDQRKDAAAAWERLLSNGSVSLPPDILEAVRRQHVVPRTPLDNQNLQNWSPFLQRQPMAQQDPAASIAGHATPQQISNALELPQGTHMLHSANPPLYSSIQPPTSQHPGLTHHTFQSSITNLPQSVNPALLSIAQPLPTGISSDPPFISQASLPPFPQQERTQLPFVQPLYAHKRPSNSPLPTSSAVKKQRTVEVVDLSQSPPANSQHPLTSAASQSSVDSRQARSPLKQATGPPPTTQGTLDPYLAAPGENGHYQAFTGKHIPPPFSHEPSVEEAKKAEISNGAVASSSKSVPSKALPAPNSIVDMSTIRSLINTEILKKSNSPGSLFKHLRMRGEDDKEPPSFTPNPDELLEILSQLRDHAPGAYLAKMADNDRYVQVWQRWLKQCRKEPEIWEKVMVPLLEVLSRTEMPLETAKEYGLNKHAMSLPPLAKKKNLSSADAIQTAFDKYSKYLLAVHKRHQEANAKAKENKSTESSNAGTKRKADQVIKDDGKVKEESSTKRPAIKTSNSSTKASVSGTPKPSTKLSTVSDMSFFSAPAASQTPKPKPKPTSSSSKPIASQASAVSSSAKSFTLGNFLATMNNKQGTAQNPTTEIKKESKEPRYTTKGRLIRSVRWKEDAQLEDVREFSPAAWEKELMGHGPKVSVHELDMQEGAMLAMNRNRGDIDWYEPTMYLEKPSNFPIITEEVQYQLERERGILSVQYLAGEVIPDPVEDNVRTVEEDESTRRMNPAVVAEDSQKSIMLESAPTATSVQSLLANLQGIPLQQSHIHDQPHYSGAGQPAMAFTANPATAFPAYYAEQLSTGWGAPPVPASSTAGVEQYWEQRDPYDHSQSSSKGKGKKKRGSWQIEKKGTKTCQYWLQGDCKYGDSCHFAHTTDL from the exons ATGCCAGCTCTTCCGACGTATATTAGAACG GCAATTAATCCAAAGGACCTTGGATTAACAATACAAGCAATGTCAGATCAACGAAAAGACGCTGCCGCTGCATGGGAACGTTTGTTGAGTAACGGTTCCGTATCACTGCCACCGGATATTCTAGAAGCCGTACGGAGGCAACATGTAGTGCCGCGTACGCCATTGGATAACCAAAACCTGCAAAATTGGTCTCCGTTTCTCCAGCGGCAGCCAATGGCTCAGCAAG ATCCTGCAGCTTCCATCGCTGGACATGCAACTCCTCAACAAATTTCTAATGCATTGGAGTTACCGCAAGGAACACACATGTTGCACTCAGCAAACCCACCTCTTTACTCTTCTATACAGCCTCCGACAAG CCAACATCCAGGTCTTACTCATCATACCTTTCAGAGCTCAATAACCAACCTTCCTCAATCCGTTAATCCGGCTCTTTTGAGCATTGCTCAACCATTACCTACTGGAATATCCAGTGACCCGCCCTTTATATCCCAAGCTTCCCTTCCGCCGTTTCCGCAGCAAGAGAGAACACAACTTCCGTTTGTACAGCCTCTGTACGCTCACAAGCGCCCTAGTAATTCTCCTTTACCTACGTCTTCAGCAGTCAAGAAACAAAGGACTGTGGAGGTTGTGGACCTTTCTCAGTCACCCCCAGCTAACTCGCAACATCCGTTAACGTCCGCCGCGAGTCAGTCATCAGTTGACAGTAGACAGGCACGTTCGCCTTTAAAGCAGGCAACTGGGCCACCACCAACCACTCAGGGCACTTTGGATCCGTACTTGGCCGCACCAGGTGAAAATGGGCATTATCAGGCTTTTACAGGCAAACATATACCGCCACCGTTTTCACATGAACCTTCGGTTGAGGAAGCAAAGAAAGCCGAAATCAGCAACGGAGCTGTGGCAAGTAGCTCTAAGTCGGTACCTTCCAAGGCTCTCCCTGCTCCCAACTCTATCGTTGATATGTCCACAATTCGTTCTCTCATCAATACAGAGATTCTCAAGAAGAGCAATAGCCCTGGGTCGCTTTTCAAACATCTAAGAATGCgcggagaagatgataaGGAGCCCCCTTCATTCACCCCCAACCCTGATGAACTTCTAGAAATCCTTAGTCAATTACGGGACCATGCTCCCGGAGCTTACTTGGCCAAAATGGCAGATAATGATAGATATGTACAAGTGTGGCAAAGATGGTTAAAGCAATGTCGTAAAGAACCTGAAATTTGGGAAAAAGTTATGGTACCATTGCTGGAG GTTCTTTCACGAACGGAAATGCCATTAGAAACTGCAAAAGAGTATGGTTTGAACAAACACGCAATGAGTCTGCCTCCTctggcaaagaagaaaa ATCTCTCTAGCGCGGATGCCATTCAGACAGCTTTCGACAAATATTCGAAGTACCTCTTAGCAGTACACAAACGACATCAAGAAGCCAATGCTAAGGCGAAAGAGAACAAGTCGACTGAGTCCAGCAATGCAG GTACTAAAAGAAAGGCCGATCAAGTCATCAAGGACGACGGCAAAGTCAAGGAAGAATCCTCTACCAAACGTCCAGCGATCAAGACCTCCAACTCATCTACCAAAGCTTCTGTCTCTGGCACGCCCAAGCCCTCAACAAAATTATCTACTGTTTCCGATATGtcgttcttctctgctCCTGCTGCATCGCAAACTCCGAAACCTAAACCGAAACCcacctcgtcttcttcaaaaccTATAGCTTCCCAGGCATCAGCTGTGTCGTCATCTGCCAAAAGCTTTACTCTTGGTAATTTCCTGGCCACTATGAACAATAAGCAAGGTACTGCTCAGAATCCGACCACTGAAATCAAGAAAGAGTCTAAAGAGCCGAGATATACTACGAAGGGCAGGTTAATAAGATCGGTcagatggaaagaggacgCACAGTTGGAAGACGTTCGAGAATTTTCGCCGGCTGCgtgggagaaggaactG ATGGGACACGGACCAAAAGTCAGTGTTCATGAGTTGGACATGCAAGAAGGTGCGATGTTGGCGATGAACCGAAACAGGGGAGATATCGATTGGTATGAACCTACTA TGTATCTTGAAAAACCATCCAATTTCCCAATAATCACTGAAGAAGTACAATACCAGCTGGAGCGTGAGCGTGGTATCCTATCCGTACAGTATCTCGCTGGCGAGGTGATTCCTGATCCCGTCGAGGACAATGTTCGCActgtggaggaagatgagagtaCTCGGCGTATGAACCCTGCTGTTGTCGCTGAAGACTCTCAGAAGAGCATAATGTTAGAATCTGCTCCGACTGCAACTTCTGTCCAGTCATTGTTGGCCAACCTTCAGGGCATACCCTTACAACAATCTCATATTCACGACCAGCCACATTACTCCGGAGCTGGTCAACCTGCAATGGCTTTCACTGCCAACCCCGCGACAGCTTTTCCGGCCTATTATGCAGAACAGCTTTCTACCGGATGGGGTGCACCGCCAGTTCCTGCCTCGTCCACTGCAGGTGTTGAGCAATATTGGGAGCAACGGGATCCATATGACCATTCGCAATCAAGTtcgaaaggaaaaggaaaaaagaagagaggctcTTGGCAGatagaaaagaaggggacAAAAACATGCCAGTACTGGCTTCAGGGAGA CTGCAAATATGGGGACAGCTGCCACTTCGCCCACACTACCGACTTATAG